The following coding sequences lie in one Arachis hypogaea cultivar Tifrunner chromosome 9, arahy.Tifrunner.gnm2.J5K5, whole genome shotgun sequence genomic window:
- the LOC112711984 gene encoding heavy metal-associated isoprenylated plant protein 22, with protein sequence MGALDFLSDYFSVSRTPRKKRKPMQTVEIKVKMDCDGCERRVRNSVANMKGVKQVEVNRKQSKVTVTGYVDRNRVLKKVQSTGKRAEFWPYIQYNLVAYPFVAQAYDKKAPSGYVKNTDLALPNPNAPHEKLATLFSDDNPNSCSIM encoded by the coding sequence ATGGGTGCTCTTGATTTCCTTTCAGATTACTTCTCAGTGTCGAGGACCCCAAGAAAGAAACGGAAGCCAATGCAGACGGTGGAAATAAAGGTGAAGATGGACTGTGATGGGTGTGAGAGGAGAGTAAGAAACTCAGTTGCAAACATGAAAGGAGTGAAACAAGTGGAGGTGAATAGGAAACAGAGCAAGGTAACAGTGACAGGGTATGTGGATAGAAACAGAGTTCTGAAGAAAGTGCAGAGCACAGGGAAGAGAGCAGAGTTCTGGCCTTACATTCAATATAACTTGGTTGCATACCCTTTTGTTGCTCAAGCTTATGACAAGAAGGCTCCTTCTGGTTATGTCAAGAACACTGATCTCGCCCTCCCTAACCCCAATGCTCCCCATGAGAAGCTTGCTACTCTCTTCAGTGATGATAATCCTAATTCCTGTTCCATCATGTAA
- the LOC112711985 gene encoding uncharacterized protein isoform X2 has product MLSGVKFIPRDQMQDEDLVSKSDIRRRKNKGKGKSSRNSSSDDEELEKIKKGSRKKWYSSDESSSSEYESNQDEKKNTKKAKKKRDDGSSDDSCKRSKRRSRSRSGKKRYSSEECSSSSSDVSKDFKDRMGRHQKTNRKHGSKKSKVKGEAANIAADSISENEISRKEMGLDWMLRPESKGPTVSDTVEKLPEEDPVEEPIKVNPKELNPYLKDNGSGYPEESDGTKVGADRLLSASLVGDGGASWRLKALKRAQEQAAREGRSFPEVVAERWGSLGDLTASVASNAAAPARAHLRAIRSRQRGETEEKSDTDKQSRRDYKRDYLKDVSVRHGEMKAPKVRDSLSWGKRKSQHSAEGAALISAAASSLNKFSNDGSFMREFVSNKSSNSDGSAVEGVEPVNDSSEANAPGSSSEVVKTGMTANQLAAKAMQLRLKGKHEEAEKLMQEAKIMNTQQGNQAHTIRSRSEGDSSRYATQKVYAQQKKGEDDADMHLARKIMQNKQFKVSSRADDEYDYDDGPSKKSRKTRAGDDDHKIIQKNNRENRFLTQQERCLFCLENPNRPMHLVVSIANFTYLMLPQWQPVAPGHCCILPIQHESATRTVDDNVWTEIRNFKKCLIMMFAKQEKEVVFLETVMGLAQQRRHCMVECIPLPQDIAKEAPLYFKKAIDEAEDEWSQHNAKKLIDTSQKGLRNSIPKHFPYFHVEFGLNKGFVHVIDDEKQFKSNLGLNVIRGMLKSAEEDMYRRRRYEAVDVQKQAVASFSKEWEPFDWTKQLQETS; this is encoded by the exons ATGCTTTCTGGGGTGAAATTCATTCCTCGTGACCAG ATGCAAGATGAGGACTTGGTTTCTAAATCAGATATTAGGAGGAGAAAAAATAAGGGAAAAGGGAAGAGTTCTAGGAACAGCTCTTCTGATGATGAAGAACTTGAAAAGATAAAGAAAGGTTCTAGGAAGAAGTGGTATTCATCAGATGAAAGTTCTTCATCAGAGTATGAAAGCAACCAAGATGAaaagaagaacacgaagaaagcaaaaaagaaaagggATGATGGTTCATCAGATGATTCTTGTAAAAGGTCAAAACGAAGATCAAGATCAAGGAGTGGGAAAAAAAGATATTCATCTGAGGAATGCTCATCATCCTCTTCCGATGTTAGTAAGGATTTCAAAGATCGAATGGGGAGGCACCAAAAGACAAACAGAAAACACGGGAGTAAAAAGAGCAAGGTAAAAGGTGAAGCTGCAAATATTGCAGCAGATTCTATAAGTGAGAATgaaatttcaagaaaagaaatGGGATTGGATTGGATGCTTAGGCCTGAGAGTAAGGGACCAACAGTTTCAGATACAGTGGAGAAATTGCCAGAGGAAGATCCTGTTGAGGAG ccAATTAAGGTGAATCCTAAGGAGTTGAATCCATATCTGAAGGATAATGGAAGTGGCTACCCAGAAGAAAGTGATGGGACTAAAGTTGGTGCAGACCGACTTTTATCTGCTTCCCTTGTTGGGGATGGGGGAGCAAGTTGGAGACTTAAAGCTTTAAAGCGTGCACAAGAGCAAGCAGCTCGAGAAGGGCGTAGCTTTCCGGAG GTTGTAGCTGAGAGGTGGGGTTCTCTTGGTGACTTGACTGCATCTGTTGCATCAAACGCAGCTGCCCCAGCTCGTGCTCATCTACGTGCCATAAGAAGTAGGCAAAGAGGTGAAACAGAAGAGAAATCAGATACCGATAAGCAAAGCCGAAGGGATTATAAAAGG GACTACTTGAAGGATGTTTCTGTCCGGCATGGTGAAATGAAAGCACCTAAAGTTCGAGATTCTTTATCTTGGGGAAAGCGAAAAAGTCAACATTCTGCTGAGGGAGCTGCACTCATTTCTGCAGCGGCATCTAGCCTAAATAAATTTTCTAATGATGGAAGCTTTATGCGTGAATTTGTTAGCAACAAGAGTAGCAATTCTGATGGTTCTGCTGTAGAAGGTGTTGAGCCAGTAAATGATTCATCTGAAGCAAATGCACCTGGCAGTAGCAGTGAAGTGGTGAAGACTGGGATGACTGCAAACCAGCTGGCAGCGAAGGCTATGCAACTTCGTTTGAAAGGAAAGCACGAAGAAGCCGAGAAACTAATG CAAGAAGCAAAGATTATGAACACACAACAGGGAAATCAAGCTCATACAATTAGATCAAGATCTGAAGGGGATTCTAGCAG ATATGCTACACAAAAAGTATATGCTCAACAGAAAAAAGGAGAGGATGATGCTGACATGCATCTTGCTCGCAAGATCATGCAGAACAAGCAGTTTAAGGTTTCTAGTCGGGCCGATGATGAATATGACTATGATGATGGTCCAAGCAAAAAGAGTAGAAAGACACGTGCAGGTGATGATGATCACAAGATTATTCAGAAAAACAATCGTGAAAATCGATTCTTGACTCAGCAAGAGCGCTGCCTCTTTTGTTTGGAAAATCCAAATCGGCCAATGCATTTGGTGGTATCAATTGCAAATTTCACATATCTTATGTTGCCACAGTGGCAGCCTGTAGCACCTGGCCATTGCTGCATTTTACCCATTCAG CATGAATCAGCTACAAGGACGGTGGATGATAATGTGTGGACTGAAATTCGAAACTTCAAGAAATGCCTAATAATGATGTTTGCAAAGCAAGAGAAGGAGGTGGTGTTTCTTGAAACCGTGATGGGATTGGCACAACAAAGACGACATTGTATGGTCGAGTGCATTCCGTTACCCCAAGATATTGCCAAAGAGGCTCCTTTGTACTTTAAAAAG GCAATTGATGAAGCTGAAGATGAATGGAGCCAGCACAATGCTAAGAAACTTATCGACACAAGCCAGAAGGGACTGCGGAATTCGATTCCAAAGCACTTCCCATACTTCCATGTTGAGTTTGGACTAAACAAGGGTTTTGTCCATGTTATTGATGACGAGAAGCAGTTCAAGAGCAACCTTGGGTTGAATGTAATAAGAGGGATGCTGAAGTCTGCCGAGGAAGACATGTATCGGCGTCGACGGTATGAAGCGGTGGATGTACAGAAGCAAGCAGTTGCTAGCTTCTCTAAAGAGTGGGAGCCTTTTGACTGGACGAAACAGCTTCAAGAAACATCTTAA
- the LOC112711985 gene encoding uncharacterized protein isoform X1, producing the protein MLSGVKFIPRDQMQDEDLVSKSDIRRRKNKGKGKSSRNSSSDDEELEKIKKGSRKKWYSSDESSSSEYESNQDEKKNTKKAKKKRDDGSSDDSCKRSKRRSRSRSGKKRYSSEECSSSSSDVSKDFKDRMGRHQKTNRKHGSKKSKVKGEAANIAADSISENEISRKEMGLDWMLRPESKGPTVSDTVEKLPEEDPVEEPIKVNPKELNPYLKDNGSGYPEESDGTKVGADRLLSASLVGDGGASWRLKALKRAQEQAAREGRSFPEVVAERWGSLGDLTASVASNAAAPARAHLRAIRSRQRGETEEKSDTDKQSRRDYKRQDYLKDVSVRHGEMKAPKVRDSLSWGKRKSQHSAEGAALISAAASSLNKFSNDGSFMREFVSNKSSNSDGSAVEGVEPVNDSSEANAPGSSSEVVKTGMTANQLAAKAMQLRLKGKHEEAEKLMQEAKIMNTQQGNQAHTIRSRSEGDSSRYATQKVYAQQKKGEDDADMHLARKIMQNKQFKVSSRADDEYDYDDGPSKKSRKTRAGDDDHKIIQKNNRENRFLTQQERCLFCLENPNRPMHLVVSIANFTYLMLPQWQPVAPGHCCILPIQHESATRTVDDNVWTEIRNFKKCLIMMFAKQEKEVVFLETVMGLAQQRRHCMVECIPLPQDIAKEAPLYFKKAIDEAEDEWSQHNAKKLIDTSQKGLRNSIPKHFPYFHVEFGLNKGFVHVIDDEKQFKSNLGLNVIRGMLKSAEEDMYRRRRYEAVDVQKQAVASFSKEWEPFDWTKQLQETS; encoded by the exons ATGCTTTCTGGGGTGAAATTCATTCCTCGTGACCAG ATGCAAGATGAGGACTTGGTTTCTAAATCAGATATTAGGAGGAGAAAAAATAAGGGAAAAGGGAAGAGTTCTAGGAACAGCTCTTCTGATGATGAAGAACTTGAAAAGATAAAGAAAGGTTCTAGGAAGAAGTGGTATTCATCAGATGAAAGTTCTTCATCAGAGTATGAAAGCAACCAAGATGAaaagaagaacacgaagaaagcaaaaaagaaaagggATGATGGTTCATCAGATGATTCTTGTAAAAGGTCAAAACGAAGATCAAGATCAAGGAGTGGGAAAAAAAGATATTCATCTGAGGAATGCTCATCATCCTCTTCCGATGTTAGTAAGGATTTCAAAGATCGAATGGGGAGGCACCAAAAGACAAACAGAAAACACGGGAGTAAAAAGAGCAAGGTAAAAGGTGAAGCTGCAAATATTGCAGCAGATTCTATAAGTGAGAATgaaatttcaagaaaagaaatGGGATTGGATTGGATGCTTAGGCCTGAGAGTAAGGGACCAACAGTTTCAGATACAGTGGAGAAATTGCCAGAGGAAGATCCTGTTGAGGAG ccAATTAAGGTGAATCCTAAGGAGTTGAATCCATATCTGAAGGATAATGGAAGTGGCTACCCAGAAGAAAGTGATGGGACTAAAGTTGGTGCAGACCGACTTTTATCTGCTTCCCTTGTTGGGGATGGGGGAGCAAGTTGGAGACTTAAAGCTTTAAAGCGTGCACAAGAGCAAGCAGCTCGAGAAGGGCGTAGCTTTCCGGAG GTTGTAGCTGAGAGGTGGGGTTCTCTTGGTGACTTGACTGCATCTGTTGCATCAAACGCAGCTGCCCCAGCTCGTGCTCATCTACGTGCCATAAGAAGTAGGCAAAGAGGTGAAACAGAAGAGAAATCAGATACCGATAAGCAAAGCCGAAGGGATTATAAAAGG CAGGACTACTTGAAGGATGTTTCTGTCCGGCATGGTGAAATGAAAGCACCTAAAGTTCGAGATTCTTTATCTTGGGGAAAGCGAAAAAGTCAACATTCTGCTGAGGGAGCTGCACTCATTTCTGCAGCGGCATCTAGCCTAAATAAATTTTCTAATGATGGAAGCTTTATGCGTGAATTTGTTAGCAACAAGAGTAGCAATTCTGATGGTTCTGCTGTAGAAGGTGTTGAGCCAGTAAATGATTCATCTGAAGCAAATGCACCTGGCAGTAGCAGTGAAGTGGTGAAGACTGGGATGACTGCAAACCAGCTGGCAGCGAAGGCTATGCAACTTCGTTTGAAAGGAAAGCACGAAGAAGCCGAGAAACTAATG CAAGAAGCAAAGATTATGAACACACAACAGGGAAATCAAGCTCATACAATTAGATCAAGATCTGAAGGGGATTCTAGCAG ATATGCTACACAAAAAGTATATGCTCAACAGAAAAAAGGAGAGGATGATGCTGACATGCATCTTGCTCGCAAGATCATGCAGAACAAGCAGTTTAAGGTTTCTAGTCGGGCCGATGATGAATATGACTATGATGATGGTCCAAGCAAAAAGAGTAGAAAGACACGTGCAGGTGATGATGATCACAAGATTATTCAGAAAAACAATCGTGAAAATCGATTCTTGACTCAGCAAGAGCGCTGCCTCTTTTGTTTGGAAAATCCAAATCGGCCAATGCATTTGGTGGTATCAATTGCAAATTTCACATATCTTATGTTGCCACAGTGGCAGCCTGTAGCACCTGGCCATTGCTGCATTTTACCCATTCAG CATGAATCAGCTACAAGGACGGTGGATGATAATGTGTGGACTGAAATTCGAAACTTCAAGAAATGCCTAATAATGATGTTTGCAAAGCAAGAGAAGGAGGTGGTGTTTCTTGAAACCGTGATGGGATTGGCACAACAAAGACGACATTGTATGGTCGAGTGCATTCCGTTACCCCAAGATATTGCCAAAGAGGCTCCTTTGTACTTTAAAAAG GCAATTGATGAAGCTGAAGATGAATGGAGCCAGCACAATGCTAAGAAACTTATCGACACAAGCCAGAAGGGACTGCGGAATTCGATTCCAAAGCACTTCCCATACTTCCATGTTGAGTTTGGACTAAACAAGGGTTTTGTCCATGTTATTGATGACGAGAAGCAGTTCAAGAGCAACCTTGGGTTGAATGTAATAAGAGGGATGCTGAAGTCTGCCGAGGAAGACATGTATCGGCGTCGACGGTATGAAGCGGTGGATGTACAGAAGCAAGCAGTTGCTAGCTTCTCTAAAGAGTGGGAGCCTTTTGACTGGACGAAACAGCTTCAAGAAACATCTTAA